A genomic stretch from Xiphophorus maculatus strain JP 163 A chromosome 14, X_maculatus-5.0-male, whole genome shotgun sequence includes:
- the LOC102224770 gene encoding type I phosphatidylinositol 4,5-bisphosphate 4-phosphatase-B-like — MADEERSPLLPEQQYATNGFFPRRGSGGYPQSIVPFPSFVEPSEAPPPYSPQGSPDSSSAPVISCRVCQTAISVEGKTHQHVVKCSICNEATPIKNAPVGKKYVRCPCNCLLICKVTSQKIACPRPYCKRVINLGPVHIGSDSPEPRHQPVGLRVICGHCANTFLWTEISDRTLARCPHCRKVSSVGRQYPRRRSWLCFLLFVILAASTAGLLVGTWKPAQHSKGIYVSWVLLIVLAFFTLIRTMYWRCFKISDPVSNIT, encoded by the exons ATGGCGGACGAGGAGCGGTCACCGCTGCTGCCCGAGCAGCAGTACGCGACCAACGGCTTCTTCCCGCGGAGAGGCTCCGGTGGATATCCACAGA GTATAGTGCCGTTTCCCAGCTTTGTGGAGCCCAGCGAAGCTCCGCCCCCGTACTCGCCCCAGGGCAGTCCAGACAGCAGCAGCGCCCCGGTCATCAGCTGTCGGGTCTGTCAGACGGCCATCTCTGTGGAGGGAAAGACGCATCAGCATGTGGTGAAGTGCAGCATCTGCAACGAAGCTACG cCGATAAAGAACGCTCCCGTTGGAAAGAAGTACGTTCGCTGTCCGTGTAACTGTCTGCTGATCTGCAAAGTCACATCCCAAAAGATCGCCTGTCCAAGGCCGTACTG TAAGCGCGTCATCAACCTGGGACCAGTCCACATCGGCAGCGACAGTCCAGAACCGCGGCACCAACCCGTCGGACTCAGGGTCATCTGCGGACACTGCGCCAACACATTCCTG TGGACGGAGATTTCAGACCGGACCTTGGCCCGATGTCCACACTGCCGAAAAGT TTCTTCAGTTGGTCGGCAATAcccgaggaggaggagctggctgtgttttctgctctttgttaTTCTGGCAGCATCCACCGCTGGGCTTTTG gttGGTACGTGGAAGCCGGCGCAGCACTCAAAGGGCATCTACGTGTCGTGGGTGCTGCTGATTGTGTTAGCTTTTTTTACCTTGATAAGAACCATGTACTGGAGGTGTTTTAAGATCAGCGACCCTGTATCCAACATCACATAG